Part of the Streptomyces uncialis genome is shown below.
CGGGCAGTCGACGATGGTGATGTCCACCGGCGCCTCGGAACGCTTGATCGCACGGCGCAGGGTGCGTTCCCCTGAGACAGCCGGGTCGTACTCGGCGACCGCGCAGTCCTCGTAGCTGGGAACGATGTAGATGTTCTTGTAGCGCGTGTAGTAGGTCGCGTCGTCCAGGCCGGCCTTCTCGTACAGCACATGCAGGAGCGACTTGCGGTTCTCGGCCTTCAAGCCCTCGGGGTAGACCGGCTCCAGCCAGCCGGACAGACCCGCGTCCTGCGGGTCGGCGTCGATCACTCGCACCGAGTAGCCCATCGCCGCCCAGGCACAGGCCAGCTCCAGCGTGGTCGTCGTCTTGCCCGCCCCACCCTTGCGGTTGAAGACCATGAACACCCGGTGTTCGCCGGGCGCGATCGGGGACGGCGCCGCGAAGGCCGCAGGGAGCAGGACGCGCGGCCGCAACCGGTTGGCCGCCTCCGTCCACGCCCGCTCGACGGTCGTCTCCATACGCAGCCGGTCCGGGATCTTCAGGGGCTCCAGCGTTACCTGGCCCATGGCTCTCTCCTCATCCGCAGGTCTCTCCCCGTGCACTCATCACCGCCAGACCGTACCGCCTCCGCCCCAGCCGCACGCGCACCGCGCACCCGCCCGCCCGAACGGGGAAAACCGCAGGCCAGCGCATTACCCCCAACAGGGTTGACCCCATTGGACCCAACAGGACTGACTACCTGCCGCGTTGACCAGGGGAAACCATCCTCGGACCCTCGTGAGACCTCGCGCCCGCGCGCGTGAGCCTGTCTCACAACGCGCGATGAGGCCGCGACGGTAGCCAGCGGCGTCCGTACGGTCCGCCCGCATGAGATCGAACAACCGACGCCCCGGCCGCCCCTGCCTGCTGACCCCAGAGCGCGTCGACGCCATCGTCAGGGCCTCCGCCATCGGGGCCGCCACCTCCCTCGCCGCCGAGGCCGCCGGAGTTTCCCGCGCCACCCTCGCCCGGTGGATGGCCCGCGGCCGCGACGCCGCCGAGACCCGTGAGGACGGAGAACCCGCCGACCCGCGCGACGACGCGTACGTGGACCTGTACCGGCGGGTGGAGCTCGCCCGGGCACGGATGGCCACGCAGGCCCTCGCCCGGGTGCTGCAGGCCGGGGCCGGCAGTCTCGTCCTGGAGGAACGCGTGCGCACCTACACCGACCCGGTCACCGGCCAGGACGTCGAGGAACGGCAGGTGCACTACCTGCGGCCGGACTGGCGCGCGGCCACCTGGTGGCTCGCCCGCGTCTTCCCCGAGCACTACGGGCCGAACGCCAAGAGTTTCGACCAAGTCCTATACGAGTTCACCGCCCAGGAGCTCCACGACGAACACGACCGCACCGAGTCCACCGAACTCGCCGGCCTCGCCGCACGCCTCCAGCTCGCCCTCGCCCAGACAGCCCCCGACACTCCGCCCGCCGAACTCCCCGCACCCGCACCGTCCCCCTTCGCCTGATACTCCCGACTTCCCGTCACACCAGTCCCACCCGCCCCGAAATGCTCACCTTCGCCGTCGCGCTCAAGGACAAGGGCGTCCCCGTCCCCGAGATCGCGAAGAAGCTGACCATCAAGACTGGGAAGAACGCGGGCAAGTCCCCGTCGGTCGCCTCGCTGTACCAGGCGCTCGCCGAAGCCGAGGAAGCCGCAGCCGACGACGGCCTGCCGCTGCGGCCCAAGCCCGTACGCATCCGCCGGCCCGAAGACCCGCTCACCCAGAGGAGATCGACCTCCGCGAACGGCTCTAGGCCCAGCCCCACCCGAACGCCGAGACCCGCAGCTAGATCCTATGATCGTTCTAAGCGTCAGCGGCTGTACCGGGTTCCCCAAGGCCGCACACCCCTACAAGGCGTTGGTGCCGTCCTTGTAGTCGATGACGGCAGCCAGCTCCTTGTACTGGAACCACTGCGGATCGGCCCCGAGCTCTCGCACGCGCTTGACGAACGCTGCCCATGCCGGATGAGACTGGAGCTGAGTGGCGTGCTTCCAGAAGGTGACCGCGAGGTCAGTCATACCTGATGCCTCTCGGCACTGCGAGTTCTCGGCCCATGCGGTCAGAATGCCGTCCAGCTGATCGGGCTGGATCAGGCGTGCGCACGGTATGACCGCCATCTCGGTGAA
Proteins encoded:
- a CDS encoding ParA family protein, producing MGQVTLEPLKIPDRLRMETTVERAWTEAANRLRPRVLLPAAFAAPSPIAPGEHRVFMVFNRKGGAGKTTTTLELACAWAAMGYSVRVIDADPQDAGLSGWLEPVYPEGLKAENRKSLLHVLYEKAGLDDATYYTRYKNIYIVPSYEDCAVAEYDPAVSGERTLRRAIKRSEAPVDITIVDCPPKVGKLSTFTLAIGGKVIVPSQVSALDAKSNESLRQTITNAQDEYDVEVVAAVLTAWDATNIAKDVGNEMAEHYPGALVCPVRKSVDAKTAPRENKSVREFNRRSNTTRDFDQLGRMLVAPREEAA